Proteins found in one Enterococcus sp. 9D6_DIV0238 genomic segment:
- a CDS encoding DUF2200 domain-containing protein, which produces MTEKKPRIFEMSFASVYPLYIQKAEKKGRTKAEVDEIIFWLTGYDEKELQGQIDSMNDFETFFEEAPQLNPNVSLIKGVICGYRVEDIEDELMQKIRYLDKLVDELAKGKAMEKILRK; this is translated from the coding sequence ATGACTGAAAAGAAACCGAGGATTTTTGAGATGTCCTTTGCGAGCGTTTACCCGCTTTATATACAAAAAGCAGAGAAAAAAGGACGGACGAAAGCAGAAGTTGATGAAATTATTTTTTGGCTGACAGGCTATGATGAAAAAGAGCTGCAAGGTCAAATTGATTCAATGAATGATTTTGAAACATTTTTCGAAGAAGCGCCGCAGCTTAATCCAAATGTATCTCTGATCAAAGGGGTTATTTGCGGGTATCGAGTGGAAGACATTGAAGATGAATTGATGCAAAAAATCCGTTATCTGGATAAATTAGTAGACGAATTAGCAAAAGGAAAAGCAATGGAAAAGATTTTGCGGAAATAG
- a CDS encoding amidohydrolase, whose product MTNIQEKMPQAEMVKWRRHLHRHPELSFHEVETAKYIQSVLAEFPNLEVSTLTENSVIAILKGSKPGKTIALRADIDALPIVEEADVEFPSENPGVMHACGHDTHTAMLLGAVKTLTEMQDKIAGTVKFIFQPAEEEPPGGAKLLVEAGVMDDVDLVFGLHIAPNIPVGMIGTRKGAASAASDVFTLKIQGKGSHGSTPELSVDPIMIGVEIINNLNNIVSRNISPFSNAVISIGEFNAGKTANVIPDTAQIQGTVRTNDKEIRQYVKQRIEAIIDHVCKMYDATYDLDYLLGYSEVNNDSAATDLVLAAAEKVVGKTQMFEAPKMMGGEDFSAYTDVKPGSFFILGGGTAAEGCGYMNHHPKFKIMEDCFKTGAAMHTQIILDILGQ is encoded by the coding sequence ATGACAAATATCCAAGAGAAAATGCCGCAGGCAGAAATGGTGAAATGGAGAAGACATTTACATCGTCACCCCGAGTTATCCTTTCACGAAGTTGAGACAGCTAAATACATTCAATCGGTCTTAGCTGAATTTCCTAATTTGGAAGTCAGCACGTTGACAGAAAATAGTGTGATCGCAATTTTAAAAGGTAGCAAGCCAGGCAAGACGATCGCATTAAGAGCGGATATCGATGCATTACCTATTGTTGAGGAGGCAGATGTTGAATTTCCATCTGAAAATCCAGGTGTGATGCATGCTTGTGGGCACGATACACATACAGCGATGCTTTTAGGCGCGGTGAAAACACTGACAGAGATGCAGGATAAAATTGCTGGTACTGTGAAATTCATTTTTCAACCGGCAGAAGAAGAACCACCAGGTGGCGCGAAGCTATTAGTTGAAGCAGGAGTAATGGATGATGTGGATCTAGTGTTTGGTCTGCATATTGCCCCAAACATTCCTGTGGGCATGATCGGTACAAGAAAAGGTGCTGCTAGTGCCGCTTCTGATGTCTTTACATTGAAGATTCAAGGAAAAGGATCACATGGTTCGACACCAGAACTTTCAGTTGATCCGATCATGATCGGTGTTGAAATCATCAATAACTTAAACAATATTGTTTCACGTAACATCAGTCCGTTTTCCAATGCAGTGATTTCGATCGGTGAATTCAATGCGGGTAAAACAGCAAATGTCATTCCGGATACCGCACAGATTCAAGGAACGGTTCGTACGAATGACAAAGAAATTCGTCAATATGTCAAACAACGGATCGAAGCTATCATCGATCATGTTTGTAAGATGTACGATGCAACGTATGATCTGGATTATCTTTTAGGGTACAGTGAGGTCAACAATGATAGTGCTGCAACAGATTTAGTGCTGGCAGCGGCAGAAAAAGTTGTTGGAAAGACGCAAATGTTTGAAGCGCCTAAAATGATGGGCGGTGAAGATTTTTCTGCTTATACAGATGTCAAGCCAGGATCTTTCTTTATTTTAGGTGGAGGAACAGCAGCTGAAGGCTGCGGCTATATGAATCACCATCCAAAATTTAAAATCATGGAAGACTGCTTCAAAACAGGTGCAGCAATGCATACTCAAATCATCTTAGATATTTTAGGTCAATAA
- a CDS encoding MFS transporter, giving the protein MEKKESKRTGLLLIALFLGYTMVYIDKMSVGYSLIPISEEFGLEPAAKGMIMSAFFLGYALMQIPMGLVINKAGSRIVLIGSVLGMGLFSLLFGFGTSLIMFMSLRFLTGFLAHSGYASSASKEVTVNFAPEKRTFAQGILLSSAGVAGFIGPLVLSPIITKAGWKNAYLILTVVAVLIAIFLILVIPRKEKIEEQEIAVATKTDKLSIWQIWSDIRVWIIFFSAFFLNCILYGLSNWLPSFLTGERGLDLNGAAIVSSVGGLFMLIGSIGGSYIVGRFFQNMEKTVVAVTAVLGTLATFSSYFIGNLVLLSLVMGLANFFLIISFVSMMSIPLKIFEGAKFAPSYSTLATGGILGGFVAPTLIGQLVELSGGQYISTFYFFLVAGLLTAVTILFVKQK; this is encoded by the coding sequence ATGGAGAAAAAAGAATCAAAAAGGACAGGGTTGTTATTAATTGCACTATTTTTAGGGTATACGATGGTCTATATCGATAAAATGTCAGTAGGGTATTCTTTGATCCCGATTTCAGAAGAATTTGGACTTGAGCCTGCGGCGAAAGGAATGATCATGAGTGCCTTTTTCCTAGGCTATGCGTTGATGCAGATCCCAATGGGGCTAGTGATCAACAAGGCTGGTTCAAGAATTGTTTTGATCGGTTCTGTATTGGGGATGGGCTTGTTTTCTTTACTATTTGGTTTTGGGACATCATTGATCATGTTTATGTCTCTTCGCTTTTTAACAGGATTTCTTGCGCATTCCGGTTATGCCTCTTCGGCAAGTAAGGAAGTTACGGTGAATTTTGCACCCGAAAAGCGGACCTTTGCACAAGGGATACTGCTGTCTTCTGCTGGAGTCGCCGGGTTCATTGGTCCGTTAGTTTTATCACCGATCATTACCAAAGCTGGTTGGAAAAATGCTTACCTGATTTTGACTGTAGTCGCTGTCTTGATTGCGATATTCCTTATTTTGGTGATCCCAAGAAAAGAGAAAATAGAAGAACAGGAAATTGCTGTTGCTACTAAGACAGATAAGCTATCGATTTGGCAAATCTGGTCGGATATCCGTGTTTGGATCATATTCTTCAGTGCGTTTTTCCTTAATTGTATTTTATATGGATTGTCAAATTGGTTGCCGAGCTTTTTAACGGGAGAGCGTGGATTAGATCTAAATGGCGCAGCGATCGTTAGCAGTGTGGGTGGTCTATTTATGTTGATCGGCTCTATTGGCGGCAGCTATATCGTCGGTCGTTTCTTTCAGAATATGGAAAAAACGGTCGTAGCAGTTACAGCTGTTTTAGGAACTTTAGCCACCTTTTCATCATACTTCATCGGAAATCTTGTGTTATTGTCATTAGTTATGGGATTAGCTAATTTCTTTTTGATCATTTCCTTTGTTTCGATGATGAGTATTCCTTTAAAAATATTTGAAGGAGCAAAATTTGCCCCGAGTTATAGTACACTTGCTACAGGAGGAATTCTTGGCGGGTTTGTTGCGCCGACATTGATCGGTCAATTAGTAGAATTATCTGGAGGGCAATATATTTCGACTTTTTATTTCTTTTTAGTAGCAGGATTATTGACTGCAGTTACGATTTTATTTGTGAAGCAAAAATAA